The following coding sequences lie in one Alicyclobacillus curvatus genomic window:
- a CDS encoding acetylornithine/succinylornithine family transaminase yields MSNYGVRPVSLVRGQGVYVYDETGKEYLDFTAGIAVSALGHAHPKLTSVLQEQVATLIHTSNLYRSPWQEQLAERLQVLSGLDKVMFCNSGTEANEAAIKLARRHAYLHGEKNRIEIVSLPRAFHGRTMGSLSITPKPQYHEGYQPLVPGCLTPQTYEGAVDVISENTAACIVEVVQGEGGVNFIAPDILHSIADKCKSVGALFIIDEIQTGVGRCGSFLAHHQFDLHPDIVTMAKGLGGGVPIGAVLAKEHVAAAFTPGAHGTTFGGNPLAMAAGLTVTEIVSQPGFFAHVNEVGAYLKDTLQRFGTEVSGLGLMLGMTVENAKQFVAEATTAGVLLTAVSEHRVRVVPPLIIEKEHVDEMQRRLEPLQAPTR; encoded by the coding sequence ATGTCCAATTACGGGGTGCGCCCCGTTTCGCTGGTGCGGGGGCAAGGTGTCTACGTGTATGATGAGACCGGCAAAGAATACCTGGATTTCACGGCCGGGATTGCGGTCTCGGCGTTGGGACATGCACACCCGAAGTTGACAAGTGTCCTTCAGGAGCAGGTGGCAACGCTCATTCATACGTCGAACCTCTATCGGAGCCCCTGGCAAGAGCAATTGGCTGAGCGGCTCCAGGTCCTGTCTGGACTTGACAAGGTGATGTTTTGCAACTCCGGGACTGAAGCGAATGAGGCTGCCATCAAGCTTGCGCGACGTCATGCCTATCTGCATGGAGAGAAAAACCGAATTGAGATTGTCTCGTTGCCAAGGGCATTTCACGGGCGCACCATGGGCTCTCTCTCTATCACGCCAAAGCCGCAGTACCACGAAGGGTACCAACCATTGGTTCCTGGTTGTCTGACGCCACAAACGTATGAAGGGGCGGTTGATGTCATCTCAGAGAATACAGCCGCGTGTATCGTGGAAGTGGTGCAGGGGGAAGGTGGCGTCAATTTCATTGCGCCAGACATTCTGCATTCAATTGCCGATAAGTGCAAAAGCGTTGGCGCTCTGTTTATCATCGACGAAATTCAGACGGGTGTCGGTCGCTGCGGCAGTTTTCTCGCACATCATCAGTTTGACTTACATCCGGACATTGTGACGATGGCCAAAGGACTTGGGGGTGGTGTGCCGATTGGTGCCGTGCTCGCCAAGGAGCACGTTGCTGCGGCTTTTACTCCTGGAGCGCATGGGACGACGTTCGGCGGGAATCCACTTGCGATGGCTGCAGGGCTGACGGTGACTGAGATTGTGTCTCAACCTGGATTTTTCGCACACGTCAACGAGGTCGGCGCGTATCTGAAAGATACTTTGCAACGATTTGGCACCGAGGTGAGCGGGCTTGGTCTCATGCTTGGTATGACTGTAGAGAATGCAAAGCAGTTTGTCGCGGAGGCGACAACGGCGGGCGTGCTGTTGACAGCTGTGAGTGAGCACCGGGTTCGCGTGGTACCTCCGCTCATCATTGAGAAAGAGCACGTGGATGAGATGCAGAGGCGGCTCGAACCACTGCAAGCGCCTACGAGATAA
- the argB gene encoding acetylglutamate kinase yields MGEMEPIVILKVGGSLGTQAMASLTAVIHKVTESGRVPIVVHGGGPRISAALSEEHIDLPFIDGQRLTPPAAMPIVERVLCDEVNGALTSALCGTGIPAVSFVRTSHVLFASPLPGMGRTAIVTGVDALPLLAAVRSGEVPVVAPVATEQKTDLACNVNADLAASAIARAVSAERIVFFTDVDGIYSNFQTGERITYTTSTELLQGLSAGKFEGGMRPKVTAVLEALASSVEAAFVIHGGRPNAALWAVSEPVTTHFPSSEEEAEKRTQAAGLAPGTCVRAHKVANAV; encoded by the coding sequence ATGGGGGAAATGGAACCGATTGTGATTCTCAAAGTTGGCGGTTCCCTCGGAACTCAAGCAATGGCGAGCCTTACAGCAGTCATTCACAAGGTTACAGAGTCAGGCAGGGTACCAATTGTTGTGCACGGCGGCGGTCCGCGTATTTCTGCCGCTCTGTCTGAAGAACACATCGACCTGCCGTTTATTGACGGGCAGCGTTTGACCCCGCCCGCCGCGATGCCAATTGTGGAACGGGTGCTCTGTGATGAGGTCAACGGTGCATTGACAAGTGCACTGTGCGGCACGGGAATTCCTGCAGTATCGTTCGTTCGAACGAGTCACGTGTTGTTTGCAAGTCCACTTCCTGGCATGGGCCGAACCGCCATCGTGACGGGTGTGGACGCGCTGCCGCTGCTTGCCGCCGTTAGGTCCGGCGAGGTCCCTGTAGTGGCGCCGGTGGCGACAGAGCAGAAGACGGATCTTGCTTGCAATGTCAATGCTGACCTTGCCGCCAGTGCGATTGCTAGAGCGGTGTCGGCAGAGCGGATTGTGTTTTTCACAGATGTGGATGGGATTTATTCGAATTTCCAAACGGGGGAGCGAATCACCTACACCACCTCAACGGAACTTCTGCAGGGACTGTCCGCAGGCAAGTTTGAAGGCGGGATGCGTCCCAAGGTGACAGCAGTCCTTGAGGCCCTTGCATCCTCCGTTGAAGCGGCTTTTGTCATCCACGGGGGACGTCCGAATGCTGCGTTGTGGGCAGTGTCCGAGCCCGTTACGACACATTTTCCGTCGTCAGAGGAGGAAGCCGAGAAACGAACGCAAGCCGCTGGCCTGGCACCAGGGACTTGTGTGCGAGCACACAAGGTGGCAAACGCCGTATAG
- the argC gene encoding N-acetyl-gamma-glutamyl-phosphate reductase, translating to MDHSERIRVGIVGATGYGGQELIRLILGHPGAHLTYLGATSDVPDAMAVFPQFTGAPLPKIQAYDREACAKACDTVFVALPSGSSGDVAAQLWEQGCRVIDLSGDLRLPANAYETWYSKTAVAAKYLETATYGLSEWHREHIRESTLVANPGCYATAVLLALLPLARQGIFTSGTAVTVDAKSGVSGAGRGPKLAHQLAELADNFFPYRVGSHQHTPEVEQELGAGARVLLTTQLLPMTRGIFASIYIPWSRDVSEADVREIFVGAYEHEPFVTLLPDAAVPQLKAVRGSNSCHLQVHLDSRTETLMVFSAIDNLQKGAAGQAVQNFNLMHGLPETMGLSRYGVSP from the coding sequence ATGGACCATTCAGAACGGATCCGCGTCGGGATTGTGGGTGCAACCGGGTACGGCGGGCAGGAACTCATCCGGCTCATTCTCGGCCACCCTGGGGCTCATCTTACGTACCTTGGAGCCACCTCGGACGTCCCTGATGCAATGGCCGTGTTTCCGCAATTTACAGGAGCCCCGTTGCCAAAAATTCAAGCGTACGACCGTGAAGCTTGCGCTAAGGCTTGCGACACTGTGTTTGTCGCGCTGCCATCCGGCAGCTCTGGAGATGTTGCAGCACAGCTGTGGGAACAAGGTTGCCGTGTGATTGACTTATCTGGTGATCTGAGGCTGCCAGCTAACGCGTATGAGACGTGGTATAGCAAAACCGCGGTCGCGGCGAAGTATCTGGAGACGGCCACATACGGGCTGTCTGAGTGGCATCGTGAACACATCAGGGAATCGACACTGGTTGCCAATCCTGGGTGTTACGCAACTGCCGTCCTGCTCGCGCTGTTGCCTTTGGCTCGTCAAGGCATATTCACGTCAGGCACTGCGGTGACAGTTGACGCCAAGTCTGGTGTTTCCGGTGCTGGTCGAGGGCCAAAACTGGCTCATCAGCTCGCTGAACTGGCGGACAACTTTTTTCCATATCGCGTTGGGTCACATCAGCATACACCGGAAGTTGAACAAGAGTTGGGTGCAGGTGCGCGCGTGCTGCTGACGACACAGCTCTTGCCGATGACACGTGGCATCTTCGCATCCATTTATATACCGTGGTCTCGCGATGTGTCTGAGGCGGATGTGCGTGAGATTTTTGTGGGGGCTTATGAACACGAGCCGTTTGTCACCCTGTTGCCAGACGCGGCTGTGCCTCAGCTAAAGGCGGTACGTGGCTCGAATAGTTGCCATCTGCAGGTTCACCTGGATAGCAGGACCGAGACCCTGATGGTATTTTCGGCAATCGACAATCTGCAAAAGGGTGCTGCAGGGCAAGCGGTTCAAAACTTTAATCTGATGCACGGCTTGCCGGAAACCATGGGATTGTCTCGATACGGTGTGTCCCCATAA
- a CDS encoding CoA-binding protein, with amino-acid sequence MQKEGFPVFQNPSNNEIKDILTSAKTIAVVGLSDNPLRESYAIASEMQKHGYKIVPVNPNVTEVLGEKAYASVTGIPHPVDIINIFRKSEALPAVVQDAVQTSAPVIWAQQGVYNEEAAEIAQSAGKTMVMDRCIKVMHSLFANA; translated from the coding sequence ATGCAAAAGGAGGGATTTCCCGTGTTTCAGAACCCATCCAACAACGAAATCAAAGACATTCTAACCAGCGCGAAAACCATTGCTGTGGTCGGGTTATCAGACAACCCGCTGCGTGAAAGTTACGCCATCGCAAGCGAAATGCAAAAGCACGGATACAAGATTGTACCCGTCAATCCCAACGTCACTGAAGTCCTTGGAGAAAAGGCCTACGCCTCTGTCACCGGCATTCCCCACCCAGTTGATATCATCAACATTTTCCGAAAAAGCGAAGCCCTGCCTGCCGTAGTGCAGGATGCTGTACAAACCTCCGCCCCCGTCATCTGGGCGCAGCAGGGCGTCTATAATGAAGAAGCAGCAGAGATTGCGCAGTCCGCGGGTAAGACGATGGTGATGGACCGCTGTATCAAAGTGATGCACAGCCTCTTTGCCAACGCCTGA
- a CDS encoding amino acid permease — translation MTYSSDIPRRGIVEPGGASGHPNQRPRGLKRALSGRQVQMLAIGGVIGVGLFYGASLSVKIAGPAVLIGFVICGAIAAIVMRALGEMTVERPVSGSFRDYAETQLGRGVGFVTGWMWWFFWTATVMSELAAIGKLIAFWFPHFPAWIPGFVALILFTVSNLLAVKVFGEVEYWFAILKVFAVALFMVFGLLIMLGGVFNHGHAVGVSSLWKYGGFMPNGVAAVFASLSLVVQAYSGIETLAVEAGETRNPVKNIRRAFRAVTVRILVLYIGSILIMLSAFPWTYLTAHSGSPYVLLFAKVGIPLAATVVNIIIIMSGLSSCNTGLYGGSRMLYSMAAESNPESVLARVNRNQVPHGAVWLTALMISIGTLITYLAPNYVYIWITSASAFASLWTWGVILVSELVFRTRAKRSGATIGMPMPLWPALPVVGLVLLIVAFIAILTSPYTRVSVWSGLIFLFLLMGYYAVRGRKTYRMTQS, via the coding sequence ATGACATACAGTTCAGACATTCCAAGGAGGGGTATTGTGGAACCTGGTGGTGCTTCTGGTCATCCCAATCAGAGACCCAGAGGATTAAAACGCGCGCTCAGTGGTAGACAAGTACAAATGCTGGCGATTGGTGGAGTCATTGGTGTCGGATTGTTTTACGGTGCGTCGTTGTCAGTCAAGATAGCTGGACCCGCGGTCCTGATTGGTTTTGTCATCTGCGGGGCCATCGCGGCAATTGTCATGCGGGCACTCGGTGAAATGACCGTCGAACGTCCTGTGTCAGGGTCGTTTCGGGATTATGCAGAAACACAACTTGGACGAGGAGTCGGTTTTGTCACGGGGTGGATGTGGTGGTTTTTCTGGACTGCAACTGTCATGTCAGAACTCGCAGCCATCGGAAAACTCATTGCGTTTTGGTTCCCACACTTTCCCGCTTGGATCCCCGGTTTCGTGGCTTTGATTCTGTTTACGGTTTCTAATCTGCTGGCTGTGAAAGTATTTGGTGAGGTCGAGTACTGGTTTGCCATCCTCAAGGTATTTGCTGTGGCTCTGTTCATGGTTTTCGGGCTCTTGATTATGCTTGGAGGAGTGTTCAATCACGGGCATGCGGTTGGTGTTTCATCGCTGTGGAAATACGGGGGGTTTATGCCAAACGGGGTTGCAGCCGTGTTCGCATCGCTGTCGCTGGTTGTTCAGGCGTACAGCGGCATCGAGACACTTGCGGTAGAAGCCGGCGAAACGAGGAATCCAGTAAAAAACATTCGTCGCGCTTTCCGCGCTGTGACAGTTCGGATACTGGTTTTGTACATCGGATCCATCTTGATTATGCTCTCTGCTTTCCCCTGGACCTATCTAACGGCCCATAGCGGCAGCCCGTACGTTTTGCTGTTTGCAAAGGTCGGTATACCGCTAGCGGCAACGGTCGTAAACATCATTATCATCATGTCAGGTCTGTCGTCGTGCAACACTGGCCTGTACGGTGGTAGTCGCATGCTCTACAGCATGGCAGCAGAGAGTAACCCGGAATCGGTTCTCGCCAGAGTAAATCGCAATCAAGTGCCTCACGGTGCTGTCTGGCTAACAGCTTTGATGATTTCCATTGGTACCCTCATCACCTATTTGGCACCGAACTACGTGTACATTTGGATCACCAGCGCATCCGCCTTTGCATCCCTGTGGACATGGGGCGTCATTCTCGTTTCTGAGCTTGTGTTTCGCACTCGAGCGAAACGATCCGGAGCGACAATCGGGATGCCGATGCCGTTGTGGCCGGCGCTGCCTGTTGTCGGTCTGGTGTTGCTCATCGTGGCATTCATCGCTATCCTCACGTCGCCCTATACACGTGTATCGGTGTGGTCAGGGTTGATCTTTCTGTTCCTGCTGATGGGTTACTATGCTGTGCGCGGTCGAAAAACGTATCGAATGACGCAATCCTGA
- a CDS encoding IS256 family transposase encodes MTSVHELGTSDLMEILVKDFVKEKLELIMREEIDNFLKVEYEGKRPSRNGTYGRSLETRFGKIENLRVPRDRKDAFQTRVFAPYQRREGWLEEAVIHMYKGGMSTRDIAKFIEGMFGTQYSPTTISNITSTVLEDIEAWQQRPLDKRYSVIYLDGIYIKLKRNTVSSEVIYLAMGINEDGYRQILGFYVGGKESANGWRDVLKDLYRRGAKEVLLGVFDGLPGLEEAFRETYPRADVQHCIVHKVRSTFPKIRVKDKVEFIGDLKTIYTALDRDLALAAFDTVKSKWSKTYPKEIQSWEDQLSTLLTFYKFPKLIRGSIYTSNAIERTNKELRKRFRPMNSLTNMDAAEKIIYLEVTTYNEKWSTRVIRGFGDAETKTELKRMYEERYPSMSEVSAQE; translated from the coding sequence ATGACTAGTGTACACGAACTTGGCACGTCGGATCTAATGGAAATTCTCGTGAAGGACTTCGTCAAGGAAAAACTTGAGTTGATCATGCGTGAGGAGATCGACAATTTTCTAAAGGTTGAATATGAGGGCAAGCGTCCCAGCCGAAACGGAACCTATGGTCGCTCCCTAGAAACACGGTTTGGAAAAATAGAGAATTTGCGGGTTCCCCGAGACCGTAAGGACGCCTTTCAAACTCGAGTGTTTGCGCCATACCAGCGTCGAGAGGGCTGGTTAGAAGAGGCTGTCATTCACATGTATAAGGGTGGGATGAGTACCCGCGACATCGCAAAATTCATCGAAGGCATGTTTGGCACGCAGTACTCCCCAACGACCATCAGTAACATCACGAGTACCGTCTTGGAAGATATCGAAGCATGGCAGCAACGTCCATTAGATAAACGCTATTCCGTGATTTATTTGGACGGCATCTATATCAAACTTAAGCGCAACACGGTGAGCAGTGAAGTCATCTATCTGGCGATGGGCATCAACGAAGATGGATATCGACAGATCCTCGGCTTCTACGTTGGCGGAAAAGAAAGCGCCAATGGCTGGAGGGATGTGCTCAAGGACCTGTATCGTCGCGGAGCGAAGGAGGTCTTGCTGGGGGTATTTGACGGGTTACCTGGCCTGGAAGAAGCGTTTCGAGAAACGTACCCAAGGGCAGACGTTCAACACTGCATCGTACACAAGGTGCGCAGTACGTTCCCGAAAATTCGAGTCAAGGACAAGGTTGAGTTTATCGGCGACCTCAAAACGATTTATACCGCATTGGATAGGGACTTAGCCTTGGCAGCGTTCGATACGGTCAAGAGCAAGTGGAGTAAAACCTATCCGAAAGAAATTCAATCGTGGGAAGACCAACTTTCAACGCTACTGACGTTTTACAAATTTCCAAAGCTGATTCGCGGGTCCATCTACACATCCAACGCAATCGAGCGGACGAACAAAGAGCTACGCAAGAGGTTTCGACCGATGAACAGCTTAACGAACATGGATGCAGCTGAGAAAATCATCTATCTTGAAGTCACGACTTATAACGAGAAATGGAGCACAAGAGTCATCCGTGGCTTCGGGGATGCGGAAACGAAGACAGAGCTGAAGCGAATGTATGAGGAACGCTACCCAAGCATGTCAGAAGTCTCTGCGCAGGAATAA
- a CDS encoding DUF1906 domain-containing protein → MPTAFRTYPKVIQPQERCVGAANVPCPILQIPSAQGTTEPYWGVDSATQVTSSFYDCVLRAYGKPTFWGRYLTRVSGVSDGLTTTEVSFLHSNGVKILPIFNQFSQATGYSNGQQDAQMAITAAKGLGVPNGVVIFADVEVTYAVDAQWIEGFVTTMLQSPYLPGIYANPVSGPFNQAYCSAVSANSAVLKTILWSNEFEPGVSTKGSAPTWNPASTTCRATVWAWQYGENGAACSGAIDTDLALPALFSRMW, encoded by the coding sequence ATGCCGACTGCGTTTCGTACGTACCCGAAAGTGATTCAACCGCAAGAGCGTTGTGTCGGTGCTGCAAACGTACCATGCCCAATTCTGCAGATCCCGTCTGCGCAAGGGACAACCGAGCCTTACTGGGGCGTGGACTCGGCAACGCAAGTGACATCTTCGTTCTACGACTGCGTCCTGCGCGCCTATGGCAAACCGACTTTCTGGGGGCGCTACTTAACTCGCGTGTCAGGGGTAAGTGACGGTTTGACTACGACCGAAGTATCCTTTCTGCACTCGAATGGGGTCAAGATTCTGCCTATTTTTAATCAATTTAGCCAGGCTACTGGCTACAGCAACGGGCAACAGGATGCCCAGATGGCGATTACCGCTGCAAAGGGACTCGGTGTGCCAAATGGCGTCGTGATTTTTGCGGACGTTGAAGTAACCTACGCGGTGGATGCGCAGTGGATAGAGGGATTTGTCACCACGATGCTCCAATCCCCGTACCTGCCGGGTATTTACGCAAATCCCGTGAGCGGGCCATTTAATCAGGCATATTGCTCGGCTGTTTCAGCAAACAGTGCTGTGCTCAAAACCATCCTCTGGAGTAATGAGTTTGAGCCGGGTGTCAGCACCAAGGGCAGTGCGCCGACTTGGAACCCGGCGTCAACGACTTGTAGAGCGACAGTATGGGCCTGGCAGTACGGCGAAAACGGGGCTGCATGCAGTGGCGCCATTGATACTGATTTGGCGCTTCCGGCATTGTTCTCGAGGATGTGGTAA
- a CDS encoding BMP family ABC transporter substrate-binding protein, producing the protein MPQLNATLYEGGFFVYRKWLTSGVAVVTLGALVAGCGANQNANNTSGGTNSTTGGTTGGAHASFKVGLVTDTGGLNDHGFNYLSDQGLIKAEKDLGITGKVVQSTNASDYVPNLQNFAQNGYQLVIAVGYLMDGAVKQVAKEYPKTKFLIIDDPITGVPNVTSAIFNTEQCGYLVGALAGLMEKQPGIKGMNSKNVVGVVGGQQIPPVTSYIAGFQQGVQKTDPGATVLVRFANSFSDQALGSQIAQNEIASGADIIFPVAGGTGIGSIDAAQSAHVYAIGVDANQNYLAPATVITSATKGVDTATYDVIQQTLNNKFQNGIQYFNLKNSGVGMATPNSAVPQSVVQQVDALQQQIISGAITVSANMTPSK; encoded by the coding sequence ATGCCACAATTGAATGCCACGCTTTATGAAGGGGGATTTTTTGTGTACAGGAAGTGGCTTACCTCTGGGGTGGCTGTAGTCACCCTTGGTGCCTTGGTTGCAGGCTGTGGCGCCAATCAAAATGCGAACAATACTTCAGGCGGCACCAATAGCACGACCGGTGGCACAACTGGCGGTGCACATGCCAGTTTTAAAGTCGGGCTCGTCACGGACACAGGTGGGTTGAATGACCATGGCTTCAACTACCTCTCGGATCAAGGACTGATTAAGGCTGAAAAGGACCTTGGCATTACAGGCAAAGTCGTTCAGTCCACCAACGCAAGTGACTACGTTCCGAACTTGCAGAACTTTGCACAAAACGGGTACCAGTTGGTCATTGCAGTTGGTTACTTAATGGATGGAGCCGTCAAACAGGTCGCCAAAGAATATCCGAAGACAAAGTTCCTGATTATCGACGATCCCATCACTGGCGTGCCAAACGTCACGAGCGCCATCTTTAACACCGAACAATGCGGCTATCTCGTCGGTGCCCTTGCCGGTCTGATGGAAAAACAACCCGGAATCAAAGGCATGAACAGTAAGAACGTGGTTGGCGTCGTCGGCGGGCAACAGATTCCACCTGTCACGTCGTACATTGCAGGATTCCAACAAGGTGTACAGAAGACCGACCCAGGTGCAACTGTACTTGTACGTTTCGCCAACAGCTTTAGTGACCAGGCCCTTGGCAGCCAAATCGCCCAAAATGAGATTGCAAGCGGTGCCGACATCATCTTCCCTGTCGCGGGCGGAACCGGTATTGGGTCAATTGACGCCGCTCAAAGCGCGCATGTGTACGCAATTGGCGTCGATGCCAACCAAAATTACCTGGCGCCAGCCACCGTCATCACCAGTGCAACGAAAGGCGTGGACACGGCTACATACGACGTCATTCAACAAACCCTCAACAACAAGTTCCAAAACGGTATCCAGTACTTCAATTTGAAGAACAGCGGTGTCGGAATGGCGACGCCCAACAGCGCTGTGCCACAAAGTGTGGTACAACAAGTCGATGCCCTGCAGCAGCAAATCATCAGTGGTGCCATCACCGTTTCTGCCAACATGACACCGTCCAAGTAA
- a CDS encoding ABC transporter ATP-binding protein: MTHFLEVIDLKKHFPGVKANDGVNLVVKAGEVHAILGENGAGKSTLMNMIYGLYQPTSGEIRLEGKAISFSSPRDAIHAGIGMVHQHFMLIPALSVAENIVLGDEPGGIGYDRKEAIRRVQNLSDQYKLQVDPSRKVGDLTVGLQQRVEILKVLYRRAKLLILDEPTALLTPQETRELFEIIGHLKAQGIPIVFISHKLDEVREIADVVTVMRAGKTVETLPIGDATPQDLANLMVGRDVVLRVEKNPLNLGEKLLKVQNIRVRDAHKHERIVDLSLDVAAGEIVGLAGIDGNGQSELVEAIAGLLPVASGSISFRGEDITHRKPAERANRGIAYVPQDRQKDGLVLDFSLVENIILRDFNKQPYSRRGTLNFKAARSNAERLIKEFDVRPADASRKAGELSGGNQQKVILAREVSRNPHLLIAVQPTRGLDVGAIEGIHRQLLRLRDSGKGILLVSLELDEILSLSDRIAVIHNGKIVDIVDGNSATREQLGLLMTGVQAKAATVGGENV; this comes from the coding sequence ATGACACACTTCCTTGAAGTGATCGATTTGAAGAAACACTTCCCCGGTGTAAAAGCCAACGACGGTGTCAATCTCGTCGTCAAGGCTGGGGAAGTCCATGCGATTCTCGGTGAAAATGGCGCAGGCAAGTCGACACTAATGAACATGATTTATGGTCTCTATCAACCAACCAGCGGAGAAATTCGACTCGAGGGAAAAGCCATTTCGTTTTCCAGTCCGCGGGACGCAATTCACGCAGGCATCGGCATGGTTCATCAGCATTTCATGCTCATCCCAGCGTTGTCGGTCGCCGAAAATATCGTGCTTGGCGACGAACCCGGCGGTATCGGATATGACCGCAAAGAAGCCATCCGGCGTGTCCAGAATCTCTCCGACCAATACAAACTTCAGGTTGACCCGAGCCGCAAAGTAGGAGACCTCACGGTTGGCCTGCAGCAACGGGTCGAAATTCTGAAAGTCTTGTATCGGCGTGCGAAACTATTGATTCTCGACGAGCCAACCGCGCTCTTAACGCCGCAGGAGACCCGAGAACTGTTCGAAATCATCGGACACCTCAAAGCACAAGGCATTCCTATTGTATTCATCAGTCACAAGCTTGATGAGGTGCGGGAAATCGCTGATGTCGTTACCGTCATGCGGGCCGGCAAAACGGTCGAGACTCTGCCCATTGGAGATGCAACGCCACAGGACCTCGCCAATCTGATGGTTGGTCGTGACGTTGTTCTTCGAGTGGAAAAAAACCCTCTCAACCTTGGTGAAAAGTTACTCAAGGTACAAAATATTCGGGTTCGCGATGCACATAAACATGAACGCATTGTCGACTTATCTCTCGACGTTGCAGCAGGTGAAATTGTGGGGCTTGCCGGAATTGACGGCAATGGACAGTCTGAACTTGTTGAAGCAATTGCCGGACTCCTTCCCGTCGCGAGTGGCAGTATCTCCTTTCGCGGCGAAGACATCACACACAGAAAGCCTGCCGAGCGCGCAAATCGAGGGATTGCATACGTTCCTCAAGACAGGCAAAAGGACGGTTTGGTTCTTGACTTCAGCCTTGTCGAAAACATCATTCTGCGCGACTTCAACAAACAGCCATACAGTCGCCGAGGGACGCTGAACTTCAAAGCTGCTCGTTCCAATGCCGAGCGGTTGATTAAGGAATTTGACGTTCGCCCCGCGGATGCCAGCCGAAAAGCAGGGGAGCTCTCCGGCGGCAACCAGCAAAAAGTCATTCTCGCGCGTGAAGTCAGTCGCAATCCGCATCTCCTCATCGCAGTTCAGCCCACACGCGGGCTTGACGTCGGTGCGATTGAAGGGATTCACCGCCAGCTCCTGCGACTGCGAGACAGCGGCAAGGGCATCCTCCTCGTATCGCTGGAACTGGATGAAATTCTAAGTTTGTCAGACCGCATCGCTGTCATTCACAACGGTAAGATTGTCGACATTGTCGACGGAAACAGCGCCACGCGTGAACAGCTCGGCCTGTTAATGACGGGCGTCCAAGCAAAAGCAGCAACTGTTGGGGGTGAGAACGTATGA
- a CDS encoding ABC transporter permease — MKAVWRAIGTPVVASLIAIVMGGIIAAAIGYSPLQVYGSLISGAFGGAVQTGNTLAGSVPLILAGLGIAVAFRAGLFNIGAEGQYWVATVAAVWIGYHFKGMPGFLHLILILVGAMVVGGLWAGIIPGLLKAYRGAHEVITTMMLSYVGILFAQYCIEPDGPMLEPGYLPQSHAVAQNTWLGPIIYHSQLTWGFAIAIVVAALVWWILFHTTFGFQLRTVGSNPYAARYAGINVPLYTILALGFSGILAGLAGAVQMLSQDHRLTQSFSAGYGYTAIVVALLARNNPFGVILAGIFFSALSTGSQNMQLVSGIPQSLTNVLTGLIIFFVAAERIVPMVIRWFQRRKSNRLQVSLPEGGRTDG; from the coding sequence ATGAAGGCTGTCTGGAGAGCCATTGGAACGCCCGTAGTGGCATCCCTTATCGCCATCGTGATGGGCGGGATTATCGCTGCAGCCATCGGATACAGCCCCTTGCAGGTGTACGGATCTCTCATCAGCGGCGCCTTCGGTGGCGCAGTCCAGACTGGAAACACGCTTGCCGGTTCCGTACCGCTCATTCTTGCAGGTCTTGGTATCGCTGTCGCGTTCCGGGCCGGTTTGTTCAACATCGGTGCGGAGGGACAGTACTGGGTGGCCACCGTGGCCGCAGTTTGGATTGGGTACCATTTCAAGGGAATGCCAGGATTTTTACACCTCATCCTCATTCTCGTCGGCGCGATGGTCGTTGGCGGATTGTGGGCTGGCATTATTCCGGGTCTGCTAAAAGCATACCGCGGTGCGCATGAGGTTATCACGACGATGATGCTCAGTTACGTGGGGATTCTCTTCGCACAGTACTGCATCGAACCAGATGGCCCGATGCTGGAACCGGGGTATCTGCCCCAATCCCATGCCGTTGCACAGAACACTTGGCTTGGACCGATTATCTATCACTCACAGCTGACGTGGGGCTTCGCAATCGCCATTGTCGTCGCCGCCCTTGTGTGGTGGATACTCTTCCACACCACGTTTGGGTTTCAACTGCGCACGGTCGGTTCCAACCCGTATGCAGCTCGCTACGCAGGCATCAACGTACCGCTGTATACAATTCTCGCCCTCGGCTTCAGTGGCATTCTAGCTGGCCTTGCAGGTGCCGTGCAGATGCTGTCCCAAGACCATCGACTGACCCAGAGTTTTAGCGCGGGATACGGTTACACCGCCATCGTCGTGGCCCTCCTGGCGCGAAACAACCCGTTCGGCGTCATTCTCGCCGGCATTTTCTTCTCTGCACTTAGCACGGGAAGCCAAAACATGCAGTTGGTGTCTGGCATTCCGCAGAGTCTTACAAACGTGCTGACAGGGCTGATTATCTTCTTTGTTGCGGCGGAGCGCATCGTACCGATGGTCATTCGCTGGTTCCAACGTCGGAAGAGTAATCGCTTGCAAGTTTCGCTCCCGGAAGGAGGTCGCACAGACGGATGA